The region GCGCCCACATTCTTTCCTTGACCATGGCCCTGCAGTTGAGACAGGGGACCCAGCCCAACTCTAGGGTGTTGGGCAGCCACTCCCGCTCCTGAAGAGACCACACTCTAGGCAGGCAGCTGATGTTTTTATTGGCACTACTTCCCAGGCATCTGGAAACTGGTCTGCTCCAGCCAGTTACCCTTTCCCCCAACCTGTTTTGGAGGAATGGCGAGGGTTGAGGGGCAACCTTTAGCAAGGATGCCAGGTGACATATAGTTGACATAAGCTGCCTAGgacctccctgccccaggcaaTGCACAGGCTAGGCCGCTGGAATGGCCAGTCCAGGCAGGCTCTGCCTGTCCTGCTCCAAAGCACTGAGCTGCAGTCCCCGAGGACACCAGGGATGCATTTTCTACCAGAGCGAGGAGAGGGGCAGGGTCTGGGTAGAGCCACATCCATCTCCAGCCTTTTTCTGCCAAGGCTCTGAAGACCACCCTGTTTCCAAAGGTTAGGTCTGGTTTCCAACTCTGGGCACGCTGGACCCTGGGGGCACTGGCTTAAGagaagaggtggggaggaaaAACAGAAGTGTTGGGGGGATAGGGTAGGTAGAGTTTTACACATTCAGGGCCAAAAGCAGCTCAGAAGCTCCACTAGTTCTTATACCCCATTGGACACAATCCAGGGGCCACGGGTGGGGACAGTTGTGCCTCAGGCACCTGTACTTTTCAAGAACATCCCGAGAAGCAACAGCAGGGTGGTGCAGAGGTGTGTCCAGCTGCCTCATGGGGGGACGGGCTCGTCTGTGACGGCTGGAGAGGACAAAAAGGAAACAGACCTCTGCAGTCTCCCAGGGGGCAGAGCCTCCAGCAAGCATCACCCCCCGACCCTGGGGCTCTCCCTTCCGCACTGGGCCCTGGACTCTGCCCCACCAGAAATAGAGGTTTAAACTAAACTGGACTAGGGACAGggggagaaaaatatatttgggcCCTGGAAGCAGTGAAGGCAGCCCTTTATTTAATGAGGCCCCAGAGTGCCAACCCCAGGCAGGAAACAGTTTTACCCCACAGCTTCTGCTTTCATTCATTTGAGGACTAAAGATGCTTTTAGTGATTTGAGCTGTgaccactgggggtgggggtgtgggcagaAGCCAGCTGGGTTAACCCCGTGTGGATGAGGTGGGAAAACTTGTAACTCACGGCGAACAGCCAGAAGAGTGTTTCCATGGCAACAGGACACAGAAGTCACAGTGTAGGGGTGTGTCTCATCCAGCTGCACTGGACGGGGGAGTCCAGCATCTTCATCCCTCCTTCCCAGTCGACCTCGAGCCCCTTTGCCCCAAGAATATACTTCACCTTCTGCCAAAGAAAGCCCCAAAGAGGGAAACAGGGGACATAGCTCAGTGAGCAGTGGTTCTCCCAGACTGCTGTACTGGTCCCAGTACGAGGTTGCTGAGTTCAGCAGACCCTAGCATGATACCCCTCACATCGCCCATGGGCCTGCCCATACCCTTATCTGCTCCCACTAATCACCTGCTCCAATAGCTACAGTGAAGGCATCCCCACAGGCCACCATTGCTATCTTGATGCCCCGGAGGCCTTGGACTTGACAAGGTGCCCGGCTGACCCGGCGAGCACTGGTACCCAACTGCCCATGCTGATTGCTGCCGAAAGTATAGCAGTCACCAGAGGCTgtaagggaggagaggaaaggaaggaacaggGTGCCTCAGCTGAGGTCCCAAAGAGGCCAGCAGAGTCCCCCACCAGCCTCCTTGTCCAGGTCCTCCTGCTCACCAGTCACAGCAGCTGAATGAGCAGTGCCCAGGTCCACACTCAGCAGGGGCTCCTGGTCCAGTGGTGCAGAACCTAGCAGCGTGAAGCTCAGAGCCTCCTCCACCTGTTGGTGGGGGCTAGGCTCCTCCCCCAGGCACAGGTGGTCCAGGCCCAGCTTGTTGAAtctgagggcagagccaggagccaAGTCCAAATGATACTGTATAGACTGTCCTACCTCCACCTGTTGGGCAAGAGTGGGTGCACCAAGGGACAGATCCCACCCTGAGCCGAACCAATAGCACTCCCAGCCCTCCTTAGGTCTACTCCCTGGTGGAGGGTAGGCAATGACAGATGGCGCATTAGCAGCCAAGGGTGGCGAGGGGACAGTCAAGTCATCCTGGGGCACCTGCTTACCTGTTGCTCCCACAGGCCAGGACTTGGCCAGGCACAGTGAGGATCACGGAGGAGTCAATGCCACACACAACCCGCTGGGCCTCCTGTCCTGGTGGCACAGGCACCTGCTGAGGGCAGTTGTGGGACTCCCTGGTGCCTAGTCCTAGCCGGCCTGTAAGGGGAAGCCAGGGTGGGGCTAGTTTGAACTTCAGGGTTGCTGATGCCAGGATGAGGACCCCTGGGAAGGCAGTAACAGTGTGCGTGGTCCCCTCAGCCTGAAATGCCCATCCTTGGCCTCTCTGTGGTCAAAATCCTACTCCTCCTGTAAGGTCCTGTTCAGGTGCCACCACCACTCCTCCAGGTGGAGTCCCTTGCCATTCCTTGAGTTCCCACACCTCTGGATCTTGGGCAGAGCCCTGATGCTCTTGTCCTCTGTCATGAAGATGTATTATTCTTCCCCCATCAGAGCCCTCCAAGGGGACTGGAACTGCATCTAAATCATCTCTAGTTTCAATGCCCAGACTGATGCCTCACCCAGAGGGCCACAGTGAAGACTGCAGGTCAGTGAACTCTCCCTCAGAAGTACCTGAAGGAACTGACATCTCTGATCATCTTGTCTCAGCATCCGGCACAGGGTGGGCACATGGTGGGGCACATGGTGGGTGTGCGGTAAAGGTTTGCggagtgagtaaatgaatggaattggagagaaaagaggagaaaacaggcCATGGGGTGGAAGGTGGGTGCAAACTCGAGCAAAGCATAGCCAGCGGGAGCTGTGACATGGAGCCAGAGGCTGGGTGGAGAGCTTACCACCATCTCCGCGGCCCCAGGCAAATAACTCTCGCTCAGTGGACAGAGCCAGCACATGAGATGCCCCACAGGCCACCTGCACCATCTCATAGCCCAGCAGGGCCTCCACAATGGTGGGCTAGAGTAAGAGAGGAAACTGTAGGCAAAGGACCCGGACACAGCATCCCCTGTAGGGGCAAAGTCGGAAGCTGCAAATTTCCATGAGATGCCTGTTTCTTTAACTCCCCCCACTACCTCTGCAACCACTGGGGAAAGCCTGGTGTTTCTGTACTTCCCCTAATGCTGCCCAGAACAGATGCAgcctgggagctggagggacCTGTGGTTGCTGAAgattcccctgcccccaacctgggTATCAGCTCTCAGACCGGCAGGTTCCTTGCcatctcccccacttcctcctccccaagGTACATGCAGCACCCACCTGGCTGATGTCATTGAGGCTGCCATGGCCTAGGCACCCATTGCTGCCACTGCCAAAAGTCATGATAATACCTCGGTCTTGGGAGGAAGCAgtggagcaaagggaagggagagagattagGCTGTTTTTCCAAAGAGACCAGTCCAACCTTGGGTTGGAGAAGCAAGAAAAGTTAGTTGGAGGCTAAGGCTAGACGAATGATAAGGACAGGGGTCTCTTTTCCCAAGTGTGTGATGTTAGACAAGTGACTCAgcctctgagccttagtttccagATCTGTCAAATGAGATACTATAACTACCACCCCAGGCCCACTGTGAAGGGTAAAAGAAATAGTGTTAAGTAAACCCCTGGTGCTTAATAACTAATAGATAGAAGCATTATTAATTGAGCAGTTTGTAAATGACAGGCAAAGAAGGAAGTTGCCCTGGGGGGCCTTCTGATAGCAGGGTCCCCACAGGGTCGTGTCTGGACTCCACTAACCAGTCAGGCAGGCTGTGAAGAGGTCCCCACAGGCCACGTGCTTGATGGTCACACCTGACTGGCCCTCCAGGAAACGTGAGATGAACTGGGGCTGCTGTTGCTCCACTGCCCCAGGAAGGAGGGCGCCCCCGCCCGTACctaggggcggggcctgcggaggaggcaggggagggcatGGAGCCTGGGCACCCCTTTCCCTATGGCATACCCTCAGCATACTCTAGGCCCACCGCAGGCTGCTCACCTCCCACAGGATGAGGCGCCCAGAGCGTGTGACGCCAGCCTTCTGAGTGCGCCCGGCAGCCACCTGGACCACCTCTGTGTTGAGCATGGGCAGCCGCAGAGGAGcgctgagccccccaccccacgtgTACACGGAGGACAGTGGTGGTGGAATGGCTGGCCGTGCGGGTCCCCGGGGGATGCCTGTGGGAGCAGCTCATCAGGCCTGTTACACTGGCGGGAATGGAAAGGTGTCCAAAAGGGCCTGGAAAGTCAGCTAGACTTACCCCTGCAGCGGGCACTGGTGGTCCTGCTCCCTGTGCTGCCTGGGGCAAGGGGTGGCCCAGTGGTCAGGGACTTCTCTGCCCTGTGGGACAAACAGGGGCCTTAGGACACCAACCAACCTTCCCTGGTATTCCCACACACAGGAACGAAGGACTTGTCCTGAGGGCCCCTATGCCCCAGTCTCCCGTGCTCCCATTGGGTggcccctgc is a window of Phyllostomus discolor isolate MPI-MPIP mPhyDis1 chromosome 8, mPhyDis1.pri.v3, whole genome shotgun sequence DNA encoding:
- the NEK8 gene encoding serine/threonine-protein kinase Nek8 isoform X4; this translates as MTKEERQAAQNECQVLKLLNHPNVIEYYENFLEDKALMIAMEYAPGGTLAEFIQKRCNSLLEEETIMHFFVQILLALHHVHTHLILHRDLKTQNILLDKHRMVVKIGDFGISKILSSKSKAYTVVGTPCYISPELCEGKPYNQKSDIWALGCVLYELASLKRAFEAANLPALVLKIMSGTFAPISDRYSPELRQLVLSLLSLEPAQRPPLSHIMAQPLCIRALLNLHTDVGSVRMRRAEKSLTTGPPLAPGSTGSRTTSARCRGIPRGPARPAIPPPLSSVYTWGGGLSAPLRLPMLNTEVVQVAAGRTQKAGVTRSGRLILWEAPPLGTGGGALLPGAVEQQQPQFISRFLEGQSGVTIKHVACGDLFTACLTDRGIIMTFGSGSNGCLGHGSLNDISQPTIVEALLGYEMVQVACGASHVLALSTERELFAWGRGDGGRLGLGTRESHNCPQQVPVPPGQEAQRVVCGIDSSVILTVPGQVLACGSNRFNKLGLDHLCLGEEPSPHQQVEEALSFTLLGSAPLDQEPLLSVDLGTAHSAAVTASGDCYTFGSNQHGQLGTSARRVSRAPCQVQGLRGIKIAMVACGDAFTVAIGAEGEVYSWGKGARGRLGRRDEDAGLPRPVQLDETHPYTVTSVSCCHGNTLLAVRPVTDEPVPP
- the NEK8 gene encoding serine/threonine-protein kinase Nek8 isoform X3, with the protein product MTCLRIVHLCLRKADQKLVIIKQIPVEQMTKEERQAAQNECQVLKLLNHPNVIEYYENFLEDKALMIAMEYAPGGTLAEFIQKRCNSLLEEETIMHFFVQILLALHHVHTHLILHRDLKTQNILLDKHRMVVKIGDFGISKILSSKSKAYTVVGTPCYISPELCEGKPYNQKSDIWALGCVLYELASLKRAFEAANLPALVLKIMSGTFAPISDRYSPELRQLVLSLLSLEPAQRPPLSHIMAQPLCIRALLNLHTDVGSVRMRRAEKSLTTGPPLAPGSTGSRTTSARCRGIPRGPARPAIPPPLSSVYTWGGGLSAPLRLPMLNTEVVQVAAGRTQKAGVTRSGRLILWEAPPLGTGGGALLPGAVEQQQPQFISRFLEGQSGVTIKHVACGDLFTACLTDRGIIMTFGSGSNGCLGHGSLNDISQPTIVEALLGYEMVQVACGASHVLALSTERELFAWGRGDGGRLGLGTRESHNCPQQVPVPPGQEAQRVVCGIDSSVILTVPGQVLACGSNRFNKLGLDHLCLGEEPSPHQQVEEALSFTLLGSAPLDQEPLLSVDLGTAHSAAVTASGDCYTFGSNQHGQLGTSARRVSRAPCQVQGLRGIKIAMVACGDAFTVAIGAEGEVYSWGKGARGRLGRRDEDAGLPRPVQLDETHPYTVTSVSCCHGNTLLAVRPVTDEPVPP
- the NEK8 gene encoding serine/threonine-protein kinase Nek8 isoform X2 is translated as MTCLRSQSLWIVHLCLRKADQKLVIIKQIPVEQMTKEERQAAQNECQVLKLLNHPNVIEYYENFLEDKALMIAMEYAPGGTLAEFIQKRCNSLLEEETIMHFFVQILLALHHVHTHLILHRDLKTQNILLDKHRMVVKIGDFGISKILSSKSKAYTVVGTPCYISPELCEGKPYNQKSDIWALGCVLYELASLKRAFEAANLPALVLKIMSGTFAPISDRYSPELRQLVLSLLSLEPAQRPPLSHIMAQPLCIRALLNLHTDVGSVRMRRAEKSLTTGPPLAPGSTGSRTTSARCRGIPRGPARPAIPPPLSSVYTWGGGLSAPLRLPMLNTEVVQVAAGRTQKAGVTRSGRLILWEAPPLGTGGGALLPGAVEQQQPQFISRFLEGQSGVTIKHVACGDLFTACLTDRGIIMTFGSGSNGCLGHGSLNDISQPTIVEALLGYEMVQVACGASHVLALSTERELFAWGRGDGGRLGLGTRESHNCPQQVPVPPGQEAQRVVCGIDSSVILTVPGQVLACGSNRFNKLGLDHLCLGEEPSPHQQVEEALSFTLLGSAPLDQEPLLSVDLGTAHSAAVTASGDCYTFGSNQHGQLGTSARRVSRAPCQVQGLRGIKIAMVACGDAFTVAIGAEGEVYSWGKGARGRLGRRDEDAGLPRPVQLDETHPYTVTSVSCCHGNTLLAVRPVTDEPVPP
- the NEK8 gene encoding serine/threonine-protein kinase Nek8 isoform X1 translates to MDKYERIRVVGRGAFGIVHLCLRKADQKLVIIKQIPVEQMTKEERQAAQNECQVLKLLNHPNVIEYYENFLEDKALMIAMEYAPGGTLAEFIQKRCNSLLEEETIMHFFVQILLALHHVHTHLILHRDLKTQNILLDKHRMVVKIGDFGISKILSSKSKAYTVVGTPCYISPELCEGKPYNQKSDIWALGCVLYELASLKRAFEAANLPALVLKIMSGTFAPISDRYSPELRQLVLSLLSLEPAQRPPLSHIMAQPLCIRALLNLHTDVGSVRMRRAEKSLTTGPPLAPGSTGSRTTSARCRGIPRGPARPAIPPPLSSVYTWGGGLSAPLRLPMLNTEVVQVAAGRTQKAGVTRSGRLILWEAPPLGTGGGALLPGAVEQQQPQFISRFLEGQSGVTIKHVACGDLFTACLTDRGIIMTFGSGSNGCLGHGSLNDISQPTIVEALLGYEMVQVACGASHVLALSTERELFAWGRGDGGRLGLGTRESHNCPQQVPVPPGQEAQRVVCGIDSSVILTVPGQVLACGSNRFNKLGLDHLCLGEEPSPHQQVEEALSFTLLGSAPLDQEPLLSVDLGTAHSAAVTASGDCYTFGSNQHGQLGTSARRVSRAPCQVQGLRGIKIAMVACGDAFTVAIGAEGEVYSWGKGARGRLGRRDEDAGLPRPVQLDETHPYTVTSVSCCHGNTLLAVRPVTDEPVPP